A stretch of the Vigna radiata var. radiata cultivar VC1973A chromosome 7, Vradiata_ver6, whole genome shotgun sequence genome encodes the following:
- the LOC106767284 gene encoding beta-amyrin 28-oxidase isoform X1 produces MEVTKLVVLPAVFALFVFCLHFMTRMARLRNLNLPPGRLGWPVVGETFEFMLAMVEGNVFRFMKERVEKYDSRVFKTSMFGNPVAVFCGPAGNKFLFSNENKNVQVWWPSSVRKLLRLSLVTKVGDEAKMVRKLLMNFLNAETLRNYLPKMDRIAQHHIDSYWKGKEKVFVHPIVKLYTFELACCLFLSIEDPAQISKFSLKFDAFLKGIIGFSLNIPGTRFHRAMKAADEIRKEIRMILEKRKVDLEEKRASPTQDLLSHMLLTSDPSGRFMTEMEILDNILLLLFAGHDTSRSVLSLVMKYLGQLPQVYEHVLKEQLEIIRGKEVGQLLQWEDVQKMKYSWNVVCEVMRLSPPVSGAYREAIKDFTYADYNIPKGWKLHWNTNSSHKDPTIFSDPETFDASRFEGAGPTPFAYVPFGGGPRMCLGQEFAKLEILVFMHNIVKRFKWELVIPDEKLKYDPMLEPVKGLEIRLHPLVHSQIT; encoded by the exons ATGGAGGTGACAAAGCTTGTTGTATTGCCAGCAGTTTTTGCATTATTTGTCTTTTGTCTGCATTTCATGACAAGAATGGCAAGACTGAGAAACCTGAATCTTCCTCCTGGAAGATTAGGGTGGCCTGTTGTTGGAGAAACCTTTGAGTTCATGCTTGCAATGGTTGAGGGAAACGTGTTCAGGTTCATGAAAGAGAGAGTGGAGAAATATGACTCAAGGGTGTTCAAGACATCAATGTTTGGAAATCCCGTTGCTGTGTTTTGCGGACCAGCTGGGAACAAGTTCCTGTTTAGCAATGAGAACAAGAATGTTCAAGTGTGGTGGCCTAGTTCGGTGAGGAAGCTCTTAAGGTTGTCCCTTGTTACCAAGGTTGGTGATGAGGCAAAGATGGTGAGAAAGTTGCTCATGAACTTTCTTAATGCAGAAACACTCAGAAATTACTTGCCAAAAATGGATAGAATTGCTCAGCACCATATAGACTCTTATTGGAAAG GAAAGGAGAAGGTTTTTGTCCATCCAATTGTAAAGCTATACACGTTTGAATTGGCTTGTTGCTTATTTTTAAGCATTGAAGACCCTGCACAAATATCAAAGTTTTCGTTAAAATTTGATGCATTTCTGAAAGGGATCATTGGCTTCTCCCTAAACATTCCTGGAACAAGGTTTCATCGTGCAATGAAAGCTGCAGATGAAATAAGGAAAGAGATTAGAATGATTCTGGAGAAAAGGAAGGTGGATTTGGAGGAGAAGAGAGCATCACCTACTCAAGACCTTCTATCGCACATGCTTCTTACATCTGACCCAAGTGGAAGGTTTATGACCGAAATGGAGATTCTTGATAACATACTTCTGCTACTTTTTGCAGGCCATGATACTTCTAGATCAGTTTTATCATTGGTCATGAAATATCTTGGACAGTTGCCTCAAGTTTATGAACATGTCTTGAAAG AACAACTTGAAATTATTCGAGGGAAAGAGGTAGGGCAGTTGTTGCAGTGGGAAGATGTTCAGAAAATGAAATACTCTTGGAATGTTGTATGTGAAGTCATGAGGTTGTCTCCACCAGTCAGTGGTGCTTATAGAGAAGCTATAAAGGATTTCACCTATGCTGATTATAACATCCCTAAAGGCTGGAAg TTGCATTGGAATACTAATTCATCACACAAGGATCCAACAATCTTCTCGGATCCAGAAACTTTTGATGCTTCAAGGTTTGAAGGAGCAGGGCCTACACCCTTTGCATATGTTCCATTTGGAGGTGGCCCCAGAATGTGTTTGGGCCAAGAATTTGCTAAACTAGAGATACTTGTGTTCATGCATAATATCGTGAAACGCTTCAAGTGGGAATTGGTGATTCCAGATGAAAAGTTGAAGTATGATCCCATGCTAGAACCAGTAAAAGGACTTGAAATTCGACTTCATCCTCTAGTTCATAGTCAAATAACTTAG
- the LOC106767284 gene encoding beta-amyrin 28-oxidase isoform X2, with product MKAADEIRKEIRMILEKRKVDLEEKRASPTQDLLSHMLLTSDPSGRFMTEMEILDNILLLLFAGHDTSRSVLSLVMKYLGQLPQVYEHVLKEQLEIIRGKEVGQLLQWEDVQKMKYSWNVVCEVMRLSPPVSGAYREAIKDFTYADYNIPKGWKLHWNTNSSHKDPTIFSDPETFDASRFEGAGPTPFAYVPFGGGPRMCLGQEFAKLEILVFMHNIVKRFKWELVIPDEKLKYDPMLEPVKGLEIRLHPLVHSQIT from the exons ATGAAAGCTGCAGATGAAATAAGGAAAGAGATTAGAATGATTCTGGAGAAAAGGAAGGTGGATTTGGAGGAGAAGAGAGCATCACCTACTCAAGACCTTCTATCGCACATGCTTCTTACATCTGACCCAAGTGGAAGGTTTATGACCGAAATGGAGATTCTTGATAACATACTTCTGCTACTTTTTGCAGGCCATGATACTTCTAGATCAGTTTTATCATTGGTCATGAAATATCTTGGACAGTTGCCTCAAGTTTATGAACATGTCTTGAAAG AACAACTTGAAATTATTCGAGGGAAAGAGGTAGGGCAGTTGTTGCAGTGGGAAGATGTTCAGAAAATGAAATACTCTTGGAATGTTGTATGTGAAGTCATGAGGTTGTCTCCACCAGTCAGTGGTGCTTATAGAGAAGCTATAAAGGATTTCACCTATGCTGATTATAACATCCCTAAAGGCTGGAAg TTGCATTGGAATACTAATTCATCACACAAGGATCCAACAATCTTCTCGGATCCAGAAACTTTTGATGCTTCAAGGTTTGAAGGAGCAGGGCCTACACCCTTTGCATATGTTCCATTTGGAGGTGGCCCCAGAATGTGTTTGGGCCAAGAATTTGCTAAACTAGAGATACTTGTGTTCATGCATAATATCGTGAAACGCTTCAAGTGGGAATTGGTGATTCCAGATGAAAAGTTGAAGTATGATCCCATGCTAGAACCAGTAAAAGGACTTGAAATTCGACTTCATCCTCTAGTTCATAGTCAAATAACTTAG
- the LOC106767284 gene encoding beta-amyrin 28-oxidase isoform X3 has translation MIRINVEVIFMTEQLEIIRGKEVGQLLQWEDVQKMKYSWNVVCEVMRLSPPVSGAYREAIKDFTYADYNIPKGWKLHWNTNSSHKDPTIFSDPETFDASRFEGAGPTPFAYVPFGGGPRMCLGQEFAKLEILVFMHNIVKRFKWELVIPDEKLKYDPMLEPVKGLEIRLHPLVHSQIT, from the exons ATGATCAGGATAAATGTTGAAGTTATTTTTATGACAGAACAACTTGAAATTATTCGAGGGAAAGAGGTAGGGCAGTTGTTGCAGTGGGAAGATGTTCAGAAAATGAAATACTCTTGGAATGTTGTATGTGAAGTCATGAGGTTGTCTCCACCAGTCAGTGGTGCTTATAGAGAAGCTATAAAGGATTTCACCTATGCTGATTATAACATCCCTAAAGGCTGGAAg TTGCATTGGAATACTAATTCATCACACAAGGATCCAACAATCTTCTCGGATCCAGAAACTTTTGATGCTTCAAGGTTTGAAGGAGCAGGGCCTACACCCTTTGCATATGTTCCATTTGGAGGTGGCCCCAGAATGTGTTTGGGCCAAGAATTTGCTAAACTAGAGATACTTGTGTTCATGCATAATATCGTGAAACGCTTCAAGTGGGAATTGGTGATTCCAGATGAAAAGTTGAAGTATGATCCCATGCTAGAACCAGTAAAAGGACTTGAAATTCGACTTCATCCTCTAGTTCATAGTCAAATAACTTAG
- the LOC106765579 gene encoding protein MET1, chloroplastic has protein sequence MSSLPTTTSGHSSLYSAQTLPRTTQIHPTLFSSSPKFFSCRSTSYSGVSFCFSNTLLSRPLLFTVKASSGVGSEASKQESDKSEEQEEEPYEEYEVEIEQPFGIKFAKGRDGGTYIDAIAPGGSADKAGVFNVGDKVLATSAVFGTEIWPAAEYGRTMYTIRQRIGPLLMKMQKRYGKSIDSGGELTEKEIIRAERNSGVISNRVREIQMLNALRKKEQKERRQKDLREGLQLYKNGSYNEALEKFESILGSKPEPEEAAVASYNVACCYSKLNQIQAALSSLEEALNSGFEDFKRLRTDPDLDNVRASEEFDPLLKRFDESFINENAINAIKSLFGFGKK, from the exons ATGTCATCATTACCAACCACCACTAGTGGTCATTCATCTCTTTACTCTGCGCAAACTTTGCCAAGAACCACCCAAATCCACCCAACCTTGTTTTCTTCCTCCCCCAAGTTCTTTTCTTGCAGAAGCACCTCGTACTCGGGTGTGTCCTTTTGTTTCTCCAACACCCTTTTGTCAAGACCGTTGCTTTTTACTGTCAAGGCTTCATCCGGGGTTGGGTCAGAAGCATCCAAACAGGAGAGTGATAAGAGTGAAGAACAAGAGGAGGAACCGTACGAGGAGTACGAGGTTGAAATTGAACAGccttttggaataaaatttgCAAAGGGTAGGGATGGGGGAACTTACATTGATGCTATTGCACCAGGAGGATCAGCTGATAAAGCTGGAGTCTTCAATGTTGGGGATAAAGTACTTGCCACCAG TGCAGTTTTTGGGACTGAGATTTGGCCAGCTGCGGAATATGGAAGGACAATGTACACAATTCGCCAAAGAATTGGCCCATTGCTCATGAAAATGCAGAAGAGATATG GAAAGAGTATTGATAGTGGTGGTGAGTTAACTGAAAAGGAGATTATCAGGGCTGAGAGAAACTCTGGGGTAATCAGCAACAGAGTGAGAGAAATTCAA ATGCTAAATGCTTTGAGGAAAAAAGAACAGAAAGAACGCAGACAAAAGGATTTGAGAGAAGGACTGCAACTATATAA GAATGGAAGCTATAATGAAGCACTAGAGAAATTTGAGTCTATTTTGGGATCAAAGCCAGAACCTGAGGAAGCAGCAGTTGCAAGTTACAACGTTGCTTGTTGTTACTCTAAGCTAAACCAG ATTCAAGCTGCACTTTCTTCACTGGAAGAAGCCCTGAATTCAGGTTTTGAAGACTTCAAG AGACTGAGAACTGATCCTGACCTGGATAACGTTAGGGCATCAGAGGAATTTGATCCTTTATTGAAAAGATTTGATGAATCTTTTATCAATGAGAATGCCATCAATGCTATTAAATCTCTTTTTGGATTTGGTAAGAAATAA
- the LOC106769243 gene encoding probable serine/threonine-protein kinase PBL16 codes for MGNCWCRWESSDYRVSSNVKSEQNQVTKQRNDHDSKLPSNPEEVEDLRRDSAANPLIVFTYDELKIITANFRPDRVLGGGGFGSVYKGFISEELRQGLPTLAVAVKVHDGDNSHQGHREWLAEVIFLGQLSHPNLVKLVGYCCEDEHRVLIYEYMSRGSVEHNLFSKILLPMPWSIRMKIAFGAAKGLAFLHEAEKPVIYRDFKTSNILLDQDYNAKLSDFGLAKDGPVGDKSHVSTRVMGTYGYAAPEYIMTGHLTPRSDVYSFGVVLLELLTGRKSLDKLRPAREQNLTEWAVPLLKEKKKFLNIIDPRLDGDYPIKAVHKAAMLAYHCLNRNPKARPLMRDIVDSLEPLQAYTEVPVGKTVTIISEVPESDLKMKDAK; via the exons ATGGGTAATTGCTGGTGTAGATGGGAGTCATCAGATTATAGAGTCTCATCCAATGTAAAGTCAG AACAAAACCAGGTAACGAAGCAAAGGAATGATCATGATAGTAAGTTGCCATCAAACCCTGAGGAAGTAGAAGACCTACGGCGTGATTCGGCTGCAAATCCATTGATTGTATTCACTTACGATGAGTTGAAGATAATCACTGCAAATTTTAGGCCAGATCGTGTGTTGGGGGGAGGAGGATTTGGAAGTGTGTACAAAGGGTTCATTTCTGAGGAGTTAAGGCAGGGTCTTCCTACTCTTGCTGTAGCTGTTAAGGTTCATGATGGTGACAATAGTCATCAAGGCCACAGAGAATGGCTG GCAGAAGTGATATTTTTGGGGCAGCTTTCACACCCAAATCTAGTGAAATTAGTTGGATACTGCTGCGAGGATGAACATAGAGTACTGATATATGAGTACATGTCCCGGGGAAGTGTGGAACACAACTTGTTCTCAA AAATCTTGCTTCCAATGCCATGGTCCATAAGAATGAAGATTGCATTTGGTGCAGCTAAGGGACTTGCATTTCTCCATGAAGCAGAGAAACCTGTCATCTATCGTGATTTCAAgacatcaaatattttattggacCAG GACTACAATGCAAAACTTTCTGATTTTGGCCTTGCCAAGGATGGACCAGTTGGAGACAAATCACATGTTTCTACTAGAGTAATGGGAACATATGGTTATGCAGCACCTGAATACATAATGACAG GTCATCTGACTCCTAGAAGTGATGTTTATAGTTTTGGGGTTGTTCTGCTTGAACTTCTGACAGGGAGAAAATCTTTAGACAAGTTAAGACCTGCTAGAGAGCAGAATCTGACAGAATGGGCTGTTCCTTTGctgaaggaaaagaagaaatttctaaACATAATAGATCCAAGGTTGGATGGTGATTATCCAATTAAAGCAGTTCACAAGGCTGCAATGCTTGCATATCATTGCTTGAACCGCAATCCAAAAGCAAGGCCTCTGATGAGAGATATTGTGGACTCATTGGAGCCTTTGCAGGCATACACAGAGGTTCCTGTTGGAAAAACAGTGACCATAATCAGTGAGGTTCCTGAATCtgatttgaaaatgaaagatgcAAAATGA